The genomic DNA CCCAGCGCGCCGGCTACGACTTCGTCGCCCAGGCCGAGTCGGGCATCATGGCGGTGACCGGCGAGGTCGATGGGGAGCCGATGCGCGTGGGTACACCTGTCGGTGACCTGACCGCCGGCACCTTCGCCTGCATCGCTATTCTGACGGCTCTGCGCGTGCGCGATCGCACAGGCCGCGGCCAGTATATCGATATCTCTCTGCTGGAAGCCACAATTACGCTCCTGGGCAATGTGGCCTCTAACCACCTGATCTCGGGCGAGGAGGCCCAGCGCTATGGCAATGGACACCCCAATATCGTGCCCTATCAGGCGTTCCGCACGCGCGATGGCTATATTGTGATCACCTGCGGGAACGATCGCCTCTTCCGTTCACTTTGCCGCTTGCTCGGCCACGAGGAGCTGGCCGACGATCCGCGCTTCGCGACCAATCCCCAGCGCGTACGCAACCGCGAGGCCCTGATCCCAATCTTGCAGGAGGTACTCCTCACGAAGGACAGCGAGAGCTGGCTGCAAGAGCTGCGCGAGGCCGGCATCCCCTGCGGAGCAATCAATAAGGTAAGCGAGGTCTTCCGCGATCCGCATATCGAGGCCCGCGGCTTCGTCTGGGAGTGCGAGCACCCAACGGCGGGCCCCATCAAGCTGGTTGGCTCTCCACTGCGCCTGTCTGAGACCCCGGCCCGACTCTATAAGGCACCTCCCTTGCTCGGCGAGGATAATGATAAGGTCTGACCCAGTCCGCCTATCCGTTCCCTCGCTTGCCCCGGAGAATGATCAAAAGAACCCATTGCAATGGAAGGTCAGGTCCCCACCAGCCAGGAGGGAAAGGGCAGGATTCGCTCCGCTGGCCCCTCACAAGGGCGACCAGCCACGCGAGCCAGGCCCGTCTGCGAGCGGAACGCGCCGGGTCGTCAGCGTAGCGACAAATGGGTCTGACTGTTGTGCCCCTCGACCCCATAGGATATACTAATCGAGGACATAATGGTGTATCTGGAGGAAGAACGTGAAATTCACTTGTAAGCAGCAGGATTTGAGCCGTGGTCTCTCGGTAGTAAGCCACGCCGTCTCAAGTCGCAGCACCCTGCCGATCCTGGCCAATGTGCTGCTGAGCGCGGAGCAGGGGCGGCTGAAGTTGGCAGCGACCAATTTGGAGATCGGTATCAATTGCTGGGTTGAGGCCCAGATCGAGGAGGAGGGAACAACGACAGTCCCGGCCCGCCTCTTCACAGAGCTGGTCAATAGCCTTCCCCAGGGGGCGGTCCAGGTCGCGGCCCAGGCCGACACCCATGTGGTCAATCTGCAGTGTCTGGGTCTGGGCATCAATACGAATGTCAAGGGCATGGACCCCTCCGAGTTCCCGCTGATTCCGACCGCCGAGGGAGGCGAGCCGCCGATCTTGTTGGAGGCGCCCCTGCTCAAGGAGATGATCAGCCAGGTGGCCTTTGCCGCGGCAAAGGACGAGTCGCGCCCGGTTTTCACAGGCGTGCTGGTGCAGGTCCGCAACGAGCAG from Thermogemmatispora onikobensis includes the following:
- a CDS encoding CaiB/BaiF CoA transferase family protein codes for the protein MKEAALSDVLVIDLSRVLAGPYCTMILGDLGATVIKVEQPGKGDDTRQFGPPYIAGESAYYLGLNRNKLSITLDFTREDDRQRLLELIKKATVLVENFRPGTLARYGLGYEDLREINPGLIYCSISGYGQTGPYAQRAGYDFVAQAESGIMAVTGEVDGEPMRVGTPVGDLTAGTFACIAILTALRVRDRTGRGQYIDISLLEATITLLGNVASNHLISGEEAQRYGNGHPNIVPYQAFRTRDGYIVITCGNDRLFRSLCRLLGHEELADDPRFATNPQRVRNREALIPILQEVLLTKDSESWLQELREAGIPCGAINKVSEVFRDPHIEARGFVWECEHPTAGPIKLVGSPLRLSETPARLYKAPPLLGEDNDKV